From one Culex quinquefasciatus strain JHB chromosome 3, VPISU_Cqui_1.0_pri_paternal, whole genome shotgun sequence genomic stretch:
- the LOC6039393 gene encoding uncharacterized protein LOC6039393, with protein sequence MPSLLAITLGLMALWLPSATSQREVFRLFENCRLGKPDFDPCVKKALNSIRPWFKTGLPEFNVAPFDPHRADVVEQVRGDRDGFAGYRLRLLDVSEWGWAKSEVTKFKTDYKNNQIVYSQYFPEKGLNGEYEFESKLLGSQRKTKGSFNLTLFDYSQTTTVSRIGGQGGLLKVRVAVDKIGDMKLHISDLFHGAKLLESMADFLINTMWQPSLPFVKPLINDLVSTAFTDIFNESFRYFPLNEVIH encoded by the exons ATGCCCTCCCTGCTGGCCATCACACTTGGCCTAATGGCCCTCTGGCTCCCGTCGGCGACGTCCCAGCGCGAGGTGTTCCGGCTGTTCGAGAACTGCCGGCTCGGCAAGCCCGACTTTGACCCGTGCGTAAAGAAAGCGCTCAACTCGATCCGGCCCTGGTTCAAAACGGGCCTGCCGGAGTTCAACGTGGCCCCGTTCGATCCCCACCGGGCCGATGTCGTGGAGCAGGTTCGCGGTGACCGGGATGGGTTCGCCGGGTATCGGTTGCGGTTGCTGGACGTGTCCGAGTGGGGCTGGGCAAAGTCCGAGGTCACCAAGTTCAAGACGGACTACAAGAACAACCAGATTGTGTACTCGCAGTACTTCCCGGAGAAGGGCCTGAATGGGGAGTACGAGTTCGAGTCGAAGCTGCTGGGAAGCCAGCGCAAGACGAAGGGGTCGTTCAACTTGACTTTGTTTGACTACAGCCAGACTACGACTGTGAGCAGGATTGGCGGCCAGGGAGGACTGCTGAAGGTACGAGTTGCCGTTGATAAGATCGGTGACATGAAGCTGCACATTTCGGACCTGTTCCATGGGGCCAAACTTTTAG AATCGATGGCCGACTTCCTTATCAACACCATGTGGCAGCCTTCGTTACCTTTCGTGAAGCCACTGATCAACGATCTGGTCAGTACGGCCTTCACCGACATCTTCAACGAATCCTTCCGGTACTTCCCGCTGAACGAAGTGATACACTAG
- the LOC6039392 gene encoding soluble guanylate cyclase 88E, translated as MYGLLLENLSEYIKSVYGEEKWDDIRRQTGISSPSFGVHDDYDENLLNTLAGKAQEILGVSEREFMDQMGVYFVAFVSQYGYDRVLSVLGRHMRDFLNGLDNLHEYLKFSYPLMRAPSFICENETRHGLTLHYRTKRKGFVYYTMGQIREVARHFYHKEMQIALVKSDLLGETNHYTFQLTFDNRAFSLATLAMTREEKHLPISASVLFEIFPFCIVFGADMVVRSIGNSLMVIVPDLLSNKITDWFELRRPLISFKFQTILNRTNNIFELVTVEAVKKRQDVQRKTEIYLSEQEHEEEVEKHLRLKGQMIYMEKWRMIMFLGTPVMPKLSSLINTGLYINDLSMHDFSRDLMLAGTQQSVELKLALDQEQQKSKKLEESMRKLDEEMRRTDELLYQMIPKQVADRLRRGENPIDTCEMFNSVSILFSDVVTFTEICSRITPMEVVSMLNAMYSIFDTLTERNNVYKVETIGDAYMVVSGAPEKEQNHAEKVCDMALDMIEAITDLKDPSTGSHLRIRVGVHSGAVVAGIVGLKMPRYCLFGDSVNTASRMESTSQAMKIHISQSTRNALPSNYHVSERGEIDVKGKGTMKTYWLDCKEDRPPLQLLAEEVRKPSIEYIETSKDRRMSLSTYSIQHKQSSGGLSSAGTEDRRVYSPVTFEDVARRSTANSPVKLHSFGPRGRESRSNSTGHAFMHNVSDVFGSLVSDTEEFLEDLHHRNSITTTHYTPSTPSSCAFSPPPAFRRKSKSYVPGQFSEEELDLLSNQTTSPSAQSSIEQPELTKKSILIGKSQTYEQQKAKSRKAKLESAQQKQNEALQKLDKMVQEIYETELPGMCFMNPPASRSDGNICKSNCSRSSQAPLKVTPAAAAAASAQQQSSCEHAAAAARTCHSCGGAAAPEAAGTAALVGGTGKVPQSISFSHAKEHKCCPGYAAAAAMAHHHHHQNGRHHKVHSNACQIL; from the exons ATGTACGGGCTGCTGCTGGAAAATCTGTCCGAGTATATCAAAAGCGTGTACGGGGAGGAAAAGTGGGATGACATCCGCCGCCAGACCGGAATCTCGTCGCCGTCGTTCGGCGTCCACGATGACTACGACGAGAACCTGCTCAACACACTGGCCGGGAAGGCGCAGGAG ATTCTCGGCGTGTCGGAGCGCGAATTCATGGACCAGATGGGCGTGTACTTTGTGGCCTTCGTCAGCCAGTACGGGTACGACCGGGTGCTGTCGGTGCTGGGCCGCCACATGCGTGACTTCTTGAATGGGCTCGATAATTTGCACGAGTACCTCAAGTTCTCGTACCCGCTGATGCGCGCCCCGAGCTTCATCTGCGAGAACGAGACGCGGCACGGCCTGACGCTGCACTACCGCACGAAACGCAAGGGCTTCGTCTACTACACAATGGGACAAATCAGAGAG GTGGCTCGTCACTTTTACCACAAAGAGATGCAAATTGCCCTGGTCAAGTCGGACCTGCTGGGCGAAACCAACCACTACACGTTCCAGCTGACGTTCGACAACCGAGCCTTctcgctggcaacactggcgaTGACCCGGGAGGAGAAGCACTTGCCCATCAGTGCCTCGGTGCTGTTTGAGATTTTCCCGTTCTGCATCGTCTTTGG CGCCGACATGGTCGTCCGCAGCATAGGCAACTCGTTGATGGTCATCGTTCCGGACCTGCTGTCGAACAAGATCACCGACTGGTTCGAGCTGCGACGGCCGCTGATTTCGTTCAAATTTCAAACGATTCTCAACCGCACAAACAACATTTTCGAGCTAGTCACCGTCGAGGCAGTCAAGAAGCGGCAGGACGTCCAACGTAAGACTGAAATCTACCTTAGTGAGCAGGAGCACGAGGAAGAGGTAGAGAAACACTTGCGGCTCAAAG GTCAAATGATCTACATGGAAAAGTGGCGAATGATCATGTTTCTGGGAACACCGGTCATGCCGAAGCTGTCCTCGTTGATCAACACCGGGCTGTACATAAACGATCTGTCGATGCACGACTTCAGCAG AGATCTCATGCTGGCGGGTACGCAGCAGTCGGTCGAGCTGAAGCTGGCGCTGGACCAGGAGCAGCAAAAGTCCAAGAAGCTGGAGGAATCGATGCGCAAGCTGGACGAGGAGATGCGCCGCACGGACGAGCTGCTGTACCAGATGATACCGAAGCAGGTGGCGGACCGGCTGCGGCGCGGCGAGAACCCCATCGATACGTGCGAGATGTTCAACAGCGTTTCGATTCTGTTCTCGGACGTGGTCACGTTCACCGAGATCTGCAGCCGGATCACGCCGATGGAGGTCGTCTCGATGTTGAATGCTATGTATTCGATCTTCGATACGCTCACGGAGCGGAACAATGTATATAAG GTTGAAACGATAGGTGATGCGTACATGGTGGTTTCGGGTGCTCCTGAAAAGGAACAAAACCACGCTGAGAAAGTATGTGATATGGCCTTGGATATGATCGAGGCAATTACGGATCTAAAGGACCCTTCGACTG GATCGCATCTGCGGATACGAGTCGGTGTTCACTCTGGTGCTGTGGTGGCTGGCATCGTTGGGCTGAAGATGCCACGCTACTGTCTGTTTGGTGACTCGGTCAACACGGCCTCCCGGATGGAGTCTACCAGTCAGGCGATGAAAATTCACATATCACAATCAACGCGAAATGCGTTGCCCTCGAACTATCACGTGTCCGAGCGTGGCGAGATCGACGTCAAGGGCAAGGGCACGATGAAGACGTACTGGTTGGACTGCAAGGAAGATCGACCGCCGCTGCAGCTTCTGGCCGAGGAGGTGCGAAAGCCGTCGATCGAGTACATCGAAACGAGCAAGGACCGGCGAATGAGCCTGTCGACGTACAGCATCCAGCACAAGCAGTCCAGCGGAGGGCTCAGCTCGGCGGGAACCGAGGACCGGCGGGTGTACTCACCGGTGACGTTTGAGGATGTGGCCCGGCGAAGTACGGCCAACTCGCCGGTGAAGCTGCACAGTTTTGGGCCTCGTGGCCGCGAGAGCCGGTCCAACTCCACCGGACATGCCTTCATGCACAACGTTTCCGATGTGTTTGGCTCGTTGGTCAGCGACACGGAAGAGTTTCTCGAGGATCTGCACCATCGGAACTCGATCACCACTACGCACTACACGCCGTCGACTCCGTCCTCGTGTGCATTCAGTCCCCCGCCAGCATTCCGGCGAAAGTCGAAATCGTATGTTCCTGGTCAG TTCAGCGAAGAGGAGCTGGATCTTCTCTCGAACCAGACCACTTCGCCCTCGGCACAAAGTTCGATCGAACAGCCAGAACTAACCAAGAAGTC GATCTTGATCGGCAAATCCCAAACCTACGAGCAGCAGAAGGCCAAAAGCAGGAAGGCGAAGCTGGAAAGCGCCCAACAGAAGCAGAACGAAGCCCTGCAGAAGCTCGACAAGATGGTCCAGGAGATCTACGAAACCGAACTGCCGGGGATGTGCTTCATGAATCCACCCGCCTCCCGGTCGGATGGTAACATTTGCAAGTCCAACTGTAGTAG ATCCTCCCAGGCACCACTCAAGGTCACcccagcggcggcggcggcagcttCTGCTCAGCAGCAGTCGAGCTGTGAGCACGCTGCGGCAGCTGCCCGGACCTGCCACAGCTGTGGAGGTGCTGCTGCTCCGGAAGCTGCCGGAACGGCGGCCCTCGTCGGAGGCACCGGCAAGGTTCCGCAGAGCATTAGCTTTAGCCACGCCAAGGAGCACAAGTGCTGCCCGGGGTATGCGGCCGCCGCGGCCATGgcccaccatcaccaccaccagaaCGGGCGCCACCACAAAGTGCACTCGAACGCTTGTCAGATTCTCTAG